A portion of the Spirochaetota bacterium genome contains these proteins:
- the pth gene encoding aminoacyl-tRNA hydrolase — protein MKIIACLGNPGKKYAGNRHNVGMIAGMEIAKNYSIAINKKEHDAITGTGIIEGCDCLFVLPQTYMNNSGMAVHKVLSYYKETPENLIVLHDEIELQFGHVKIKFGGGHKGHNGIRSIQQYLGTPNFYRIRIGVGRPHDDTPVADYVLSDFTTEEKNHLHELTHSVHAILVDWLQASK, from the coding sequence ATGAAAATAATAGCTTGTTTAGGAAATCCTGGGAAAAAATACGCTGGTAATCGCCATAATGTTGGCATGATTGCTGGTATGGAAATTGCAAAAAATTATTCTATTGCAATAAATAAAAAAGAGCATGATGCCATTACCGGTACAGGCATTATTGAAGGATGCGATTGTTTGTTTGTACTTCCTCAAACCTATATGAATAATAGCGGCATGGCAGTACATAAGGTGCTATCATATTATAAAGAAACCCCTGAAAACCTCATTGTGCTGCACGATGAAATAGAACTTCAATTTGGGCATGTAAAAATAAAATTTGGTGGGGGCCATAAAGGACATAACGGTATTCGATCTATTCAGCAATACCTGGGAACCCCCAACTTTTACCGCATACGAATTGGTGTTGGCAGACCACACGATGATACACCGGTTGCAGATTATGTCCTGTCCGATTTTACCACAGAAGAAAAAAATCATTTACACGAACTAACCCATTCGGTACATGCCATCCTGGTAGATTGGCTGCAAGCTTCAAAATAG